In Brevibacillus brevis NBRC 100599, a single genomic region encodes these proteins:
- a CDS encoding winged helix-turn-helix domain-containing protein, giving the protein MAHEQLETYVVEKPEQAMALLNPLRAEILSRLAEPASAAEVARGINEIPQRVNYHLKALEKVGLVRRVGSRQVRNLVEVLYLAIARTYVLSEGLNWGNDTVQQMKDQGSLSHLVQTAERIKRDAMLLLERSDQEVEVPSASLNASIQLASAEQRSAFVEEYVQLVNQLVAKYQPKEKGQETYQVVLAVYPKQGGDEA; this is encoded by the coding sequence GTGGCGCACGAACAACTGGAAACATATGTAGTCGAGAAGCCGGAACAGGCGATGGCGCTATTGAACCCGCTCCGTGCCGAGATTTTAAGCCGTTTGGCAGAGCCTGCTTCAGCAGCAGAAGTAGCGCGTGGTATCAATGAAATCCCGCAGCGTGTCAATTATCACTTGAAGGCCTTGGAAAAGGTTGGATTGGTTAGGCGGGTAGGGAGTCGACAGGTGCGCAATCTCGTCGAGGTGCTTTATTTGGCGATTGCGCGGACGTATGTGCTCTCGGAAGGACTGAACTGGGGCAATGATACCGTTCAGCAAATGAAGGATCAAGGGTCGCTGTCTCATCTGGTCCAGACAGCAGAACGAATCAAGCGGGATGCCATGCTCTTGCTGGAGCGCTCCGATCAAGAGGTGGAGGTTCCGAGCGCCTCACTGAATGCGAGCATTCAGCTAGCCAGTGCGGAACAGCGCAGTGCTTTTGTAGAGGAATACGTCCAACTGGTGAATCAGCTTGTGGCGAAGTATCAGCCAAAAGAAAAAGGACAAGAGACGTATCAGGTCGTTCTTGCGGTTTATCCAAAACAAGGAGGAGACGAGGCATGA
- the clpP gene encoding ATP-dependent Clp endopeptidase proteolytic subunit ClpP, whose protein sequence is MNLIPVVVEQTSYGERSYDIYSRLLKDRIIFLGSAIDDQVANAVVAQLLFLAAEDPKKDIHLYINSPGGSVTAGMAIIDTMKFVAPDVSTICTGMAASMGAMLLVAGAPGKRYALPNAEVMLHQPWGGSQGQASDIKIAADRIMRHRHMLYTIISERTGKTVEQIEKDADRDYFLTAAEALEYGLIDKVIEKL, encoded by the coding sequence ATGAATCTCATTCCGGTAGTAGTCGAGCAAACGAGTTATGGAGAGAGGTCCTATGACATTTACTCCCGGTTGTTGAAGGATCGCATCATTTTTCTCGGAAGTGCCATCGATGATCAGGTAGCCAATGCAGTCGTAGCTCAGTTGCTGTTCCTAGCAGCAGAGGACCCGAAAAAAGACATTCACTTATATATCAATTCGCCCGGAGGCTCTGTCACAGCAGGGATGGCGATTATCGATACGATGAAGTTTGTGGCACCTGATGTGTCCACGATCTGCACTGGAATGGCAGCGTCTATGGGCGCGATGCTTCTCGTAGCAGGAGCGCCCGGCAAACGGTACGCGCTGCCCAATGCAGAAGTCATGCTCCACCAGCCGTGGGGAGGCAGTCAAGGACAGGCGAGCGATATTAAGATCGCAGCAGATCGTATCATGCGACATCGCCACATGCTGTATACGATCATCTCGGAGCGGACGGGAAAAACAGTCGAGCAAATCGAAAAAGATGCAGACCGCGACTATTTCCTTACCGCCGCAGAGGCGCTTGAATACGGCTTGATTGATAAAGTGATCGAAAAATTATAG
- a CDS encoding methyl-accepting chemotaxis protein, translated as MKIRTKIILAFGVILAVMFGSGTYMHLQMLAMKASYTQIIEEEKLLTDLREMQFIMTGRNNDERAYLLTGDEEFRKELKGKAAKVDSLFAKMNSTLESSHHREKMEEAMGLYKSFLESSDKAVEAQDNGLHKEAIAHHFGQERQSRITLDSVVSGLVEEVRNEIEVDRQELEENEGISAMIQLFFNAVGILVAIVVGGFLIRSIVAPLHRVNKQLHEIADGKGDLTQELTVFSKDEIGQLAGSFNRMLANLRELISQVRGHAQQVAAAAEQLTASSKQTSQATEQIAITIQEMTEGTDRQSQNVEESQQEVEEISAGIEKIAERAQSVSAAAASTSELATEGDRTIQQSVSQMNGIGETMENLTALVGGLGKRSEQIGQIVEVITQISGQTNLLALNAAIEAARAGEHGRGFAVVADEVRKLAEQASASAQEISQLVASIQMETTNAVLTMEKGSQEVADGMGGVARAGEAFSQIRDAVVGVTNEIQEVSIAAHTLTESTGKVGQSMQMIATVAQSAVSHSVEVSSATEEQLASMEEIYASAASLASLADDLEKLIGHFKV; from the coding sequence GTGAAAATCAGAACAAAAATCATCCTGGCTTTTGGTGTCATATTGGCAGTCATGTTCGGTTCAGGTACGTATATGCACCTGCAAATGCTAGCAATGAAGGCATCCTACACCCAGATTATCGAAGAGGAAAAATTATTGACGGATCTGCGTGAAATGCAGTTTATCATGACAGGTCGAAATAATGACGAAAGAGCCTACTTGTTAACAGGCGATGAAGAATTTCGGAAGGAATTGAAGGGAAAGGCAGCAAAGGTGGACAGCTTGTTTGCCAAAATGAACAGTACTCTAGAGTCTTCTCACCATCGTGAAAAAATGGAGGAGGCAATGGGACTGTACAAGTCCTTTCTGGAGTCGAGTGATAAAGCGGTAGAGGCACAGGATAATGGGCTACATAAAGAAGCTATCGCGCATCATTTCGGCCAGGAGCGGCAATCGAGAATAACACTGGATTCGGTTGTGAGTGGACTGGTCGAAGAGGTGCGTAATGAAATCGAAGTAGATAGACAGGAGCTGGAGGAGAACGAAGGAATTTCGGCTATGATCCAGTTGTTTTTTAATGCAGTGGGAATTCTCGTCGCGATTGTGGTCGGCGGTTTTCTAATTCGATCGATTGTGGCACCGCTGCATCGGGTGAACAAACAGCTACATGAGATCGCTGATGGAAAAGGAGATTTGACGCAAGAGTTGACCGTCTTTTCCAAAGACGAGATTGGACAGTTGGCAGGCTCATTCAACCGGATGCTAGCCAATTTACGAGAGCTGATTTCTCAGGTTCGTGGACATGCCCAACAGGTTGCAGCCGCGGCTGAACAATTGACAGCGAGCTCGAAGCAAACGAGCCAAGCTACAGAACAGATCGCCATCACGATCCAGGAAATGACGGAAGGAACGGACAGACAATCCCAAAACGTAGAAGAGAGTCAGCAAGAAGTCGAGGAAATATCCGCAGGAATTGAAAAAATTGCGGAACGTGCCCAAAGCGTGTCTGCTGCGGCTGCCAGTACCTCAGAGCTGGCGACAGAGGGGGATCGAACCATCCAGCAGTCGGTTTCCCAGATGAACGGGATCGGAGAAACGATGGAGAATTTGACTGCACTGGTAGGTGGCTTGGGAAAACGCTCCGAGCAAATCGGTCAAATCGTCGAAGTCATTACGCAAATTTCAGGTCAGACGAATCTATTGGCATTGAATGCCGCCATCGAAGCGGCGAGGGCTGGCGAACATGGCAGAGGCTTTGCTGTCGTGGCGGATGAAGTACGAAAGCTGGCAGAGCAGGCATCTGCATCAGCACAAGAAATCTCCCAACTGGTAGCGTCGATCCAGATGGAGACGACCAACGCAGTCCTCACGATGGAAAAAGGCTCTCAAGAAGTAGCAGATGGGATGGGTGGCGTCGCAAGAGCAGGAGAAGCGTTCTCTCAAATTCGCGATGCTGTTGTAGGCGTGACGAATGAAATTCAAGAGGTATCGATTGCTGCACATACTCTTACGGAAAGTACAGGCAAGGTCGGACAATCGATGCAGATGATCGCGACTGTCGCGCAATCGGCAGTCTCTCACTCGGTGGAAGTCTCGTCAGCTACAGAAGAACAGCTTGCTTCGATGGAGGAAATCTACGCCTCGGCGGCATCACTTGCGAGCCTCGCGGATGATTTGGAAAAACTGATAGGCCATTTCAAGGTATAA